gaataatatatctttttctatgtttcaaaaataatatattgttatttttttaaaaataattatgtaggaaattaaacaaatatttgatacttcaAATGCGAagatatcataataatccatacttAATTAATAATTCGGAATGTAATTAGTTGAACTCCATAACATAATATTACATAagttaaatcaaataaaatacaaataataacaaaatgatACTAGTTAAATCAAgttaataataacaaaataataacaaaatcaagttaaatcAATGGATTACACGCATCATGCATGTGATGCGTGTAATCTCCATGACACGGCTCCAATGGAGAGCCGTGTCATGGAGCGGTGTAATGGCTCCCCATTACACCCCCATTGGAGTTGCCCTTAGTTGAGCCAACTCCAATTGGCACGTGAATACACTATATGATATATCCACTGTATACGAAAATACGAgtataattttaaaaacaatTGTAAATATTATCTTTTTTACatcataaatataaattttaatcatctttttatttcatatatattacATTACAAAAAGTGCTATAGCGCATTATTTCAAATAGTCCATATCCAAACACACGTCTAAGacaataaaaaatgagattgagAATCTACGGTAAAATATCTACTGTGTGCACTATATACGCGGTATCATATCCACTTTATATGTACTACTACTGAGAAAGTCAGACAGAGGACTTGTAAAATAGAGCCAAATGCAAAATTTGACAGAACATTAAACCAAAATAGGGCCAAAAGCAAAGCTTTTAGTGCAACATAAACCTTTTTTGCTGCTTATATATTAGCACTAGTCCAAGGCCAGAAAAGCACCAAAAGCAAAAGGCGCCAGGAAAAGGCCGGAGTACAGTGCCTGCCCAGTAGTTGCTAACAACACTGTGCACAGCCTAAGAAATTCTGTCGGCAGAGAGCAGCACCCTTTCTCTTCCGGCCCTGCCCTTGCCCTGCTGCCTCGCTCACCCCTTCCTTCCCTCTCTCCTCGGACCAAAACCTCGTTTTCTCAGCCCCCCGCCGGGAATATTAGGACAAACAAGAACACCTACATTAAACCCCTGATCCCACATTCTGCTTGCAACCTTCATTAACAAACACCAtgaccaccaccaccaccacaaaCTTCTTGCTGGCCATTCTAGTCGCCATTTCCGCAATGCTGGCCACTGCAGCTCCGCTCCACCTCAATTTCGACCCACATTGGTACCCCGCCACCGCTACTTGGTACGGCAGCCCCGACGGCGACGGCAGCGACGGTAATCATAATAATAATTCTAGTACAATCCCATATcagcaaaaaatatatatataaatgtaattTATGTACGGCCCATATATAATTTTGCTCAACATAATAATTCACTGGTACTATAATTTTGTACTAGGTGGGGCATGTGGGTATGGTTCACTAGTGGATGTGAAGCCATTCAGGGCAAGAGTGGGAGCGGTGAGTCCGGTGCTGTTCAAGGGCGGAGAAGGCTGCGGTGCATGCTACAAAGTCAAGTGTTTAGACAGCTCTATATGTTCAAGAAGGGCTGTTACGGTTATCATAACGGACGAGTGCCCCGGTGGATATTGTTCCAATGGTCGCACTCACTTCGACCTTAGCGGTGCTGCCTTCAGCCGCATGGCCGTCGCCGGTGACGGCGGCCAGCTCCGTAATCGCGGCGAAATCTCGGTCATTTACCGGAGGTAGTACTTACATGCCTTGATTGAAATTAAACTTCTTTTACAACCATATAATTTAATTCTTTAGACTTCAATTGGTGACATTTTTACAAAGCAAAACGGAATTTTTTTTTCGAGGATGTTGTCTAACTGCCGCATACAGCTTGAGAATGATAGTGACAGAGCACGAGTTCAGTTGCAGTGCTATTATTTTGTTGGCGACATTCTTTCCTATTTCTTGGTCGATTTTTAGTATAGTTGTATTTACTAACATTGGAGTTTCAGCTCGGCAACTTATCAAGCACTTTGTCTCTAATCTTTGTGTTCAACAGAAGATTAATTAGTATGCCTTGGTTTGCATGCAGTACTGTCGTCCCACTGATATGTAGTATTAAATGCTACTAGTGGTGACTAATTTTTCTTGGACTAATTTAGTTAATCACCTACTGTTTTCTTAATCTTTGTGATTATGAGCATAAATTACAAAGATTTTGAGTAATTTATGCTTAGCCCACCAAAAATTTCTTCTTGTTACAATGAGtctgaacaattttttttttcctttctatttGTAGGACTCCGTGCAAGTATCCGGGTAAAAATATTGCCTTCCATGTAAATGAAGGGTCAACCGATTATTGGCTTTCTCTCTTGGTGGAATTTGAAGATGGAGATGGTGATATTGGTTCGATGCATATAAGAGAGGTAATTTTTacctttctttttccccctctAATTACGTAT
Above is a genomic segment from Coffea eugenioides isolate CCC68of chromosome 5, Ceug_1.0, whole genome shotgun sequence containing:
- the LOC113770573 gene encoding expansin-B16-like; amino-acid sequence: MTTTTTTNFLLAILVAISAMLATAAPLHLNFDPHWYPATATWYGSPDGDGSDGGACGYGSLVDVKPFRARVGAVSPVLFKGGEGCGACYKVKCLDSSICSRRAVTVIITDECPGGYCSNGRTHFDLSGAAFSRMAVAGDGGQLRNRGEISVIYRRTPCKYPGKNIAFHVNEGSTDYWLSLLVEFEDGDGDIGSMHIREANSNQWLQMTHIWGANWCIIAGPLQGPFSVKLTTLSTARALSARDVIPRNWTPKATYPSRLNFF